In Topomyia yanbarensis strain Yona2022 chromosome 2, ASM3024719v1, whole genome shotgun sequence, one DNA window encodes the following:
- the LOC131685898 gene encoding cuticle protein 16.5-like produces the protein MKCIAVVMMAFAVVASGSGVTYSVPLAYSTSVVQQNVVPRYAYAASPLTYAASPLTYAATPYTYAAAPIAYAAAPHTTVVQSNVVPKYAAPVAYAAAPALTYSSVDSTVVEAAPAIVAQPATVVAQPAVAVVAQPEARYLAANRGSVHDAPLPGHTVSQQSLNLEAAAGTV, from the exons ATGAAG TGCATCGCTGTAGTCATGATGGCCTTTGCCGTTGTTGCTTCGGGATCCGGAGTCACCTATTCCGTTCCACTGGCGTACTCCACCAGCGTCGTACAGCAGAATGTGGTCCCACGATACGCTTACGCCGCCTCTCCTCTGACCTACGCCGCCTCTCCCCTAACCTATGCCGCTACCCCGTACACCTACGCTGCTGCCCCAATTGCTTACGCTGCCGCCCCACACACCACCGTCGTCCAGTCCAACGTTGTTCCGAAGTATGCTGCCCCGGTTGCCTACGCTGCCGCTCCAGCTTTGACCTACAGCTCGGTGGACTCGACCGTCGTTGAAGCCGCTCCAGCAATCGTGGCCCAACCGGCCACCGTTGTTGCCCAGCCTGCCGTGGCCGTTGTTGCCCAGCCGGAGGCCCGCTATCTGGCTGCCAACCGTGGATCCGTCCATGATGCTCCCCTTCCAGGACACACCGTCTCGCAGCAGTCGCTGAACCTGGAGGCTGCCGCCGGAACCGTCTAA
- the LOC131685903 gene encoding adult cuticle protein 1-like has product MKCIAVVMMALTVVALGAPSTYSVVQQNVVPQLVAPVPWASYAAAPVTYAAAAPTVVHANVVSRYVAPVAYAAGPALTYNTVDTTVVEAAPVVAHTATVVAQPAVAVVAQQEARYLAANPGSVHEAPLPGHTVSQQSLNLEAAPGTA; this is encoded by the exons ATGAAG TGCATCGCTGTAGTCATGATGGCCCTGACCGTTGTTGCTTTGGGAGCCCCGAGCACTTATTCCGTCGTCCAGCAGAATGTAGTTCCCCAGTTGGTAGCGCCGGTTCCGTGGGCTAGCTATGCCGCCGCCCCAGTCACCTACGCTGCTGCCGCTCCCACCGTTGTGCATGCCAATGTTGTTTCTCGGTATGTGGCACCAGTGGCCTATGCTGCCGGTCCAGCGCTAACCTACAACACCGTCGACACCACGGTTGTTGAAGCCGCCCCAGTCGTAGCTCATACCGCCACCGTTGTTGCTCAACCCGCTGTTGCCGTTGTTGCCCAGCAGGAGGCCCGCTATCTGGCAGCCAACCCTGGATCCGTCCATGAAGCTCCCCTTCCAGGACACACCGTCTCGCAGCAGTCGCTGAACCTGGAGGCTGCCCCCGGAACGGCATAG